The Couchioplanes caeruleus nucleotide sequence GCCCGGCCACCCCGGTTCTGAGCAGCCCGGCCGTCCCGGCGCGGCGCAGCCCGGCCATCCCGGTTCTGAGCAGCCCGGCCGTCCCGGCGCGCCGCAAACCGGTCGTCCGGCGCCCGAGCAGCCCGGTCGTACCGGTGCGGTGCCGCCCGGCCGTGCCGTTCCCGGCCAGCCGCCCCAGAACCAGCCGGGTGGCCGCCCGGCTCCGGGTCGCGCCACCCCCGGCGGTCCCGTACCGGGTCAGCAGACCGGTCAGCGACCCGGCCCGCAGACCGGTCGAGCGGTGGCGGGCCGAGCCGTCCCCGGACAACCCGCCGGCCCCGGCATGCCCGGCGGCGTGGCCGGCCCTGGTATGCCCGCCGGAATGGCCGGTCCCGGCATGCCCACCGACGTGGCGGGACCGGGTGCTCCCGGCCGCGCCCCCGTGACGCCCACCGGCCCGGACGGCACCGGCCCGTTGCCGGGCACCGCCTCCCGACGCGGCGGCGCGGGCAGTGCCGGTCCGGTCTCGGGTGTTCCCGGCCGGCGCGGCGGCGCAGGTAGTGCCGGTCCGGTCTCGGGTGTTCCCGGCCGGCGCGGCGGCGCAGGTAGTGCCGGTCCGGTCTCGGGTGTTCCCGGCCGGCGCGGCGGCGCGGGCAGTGCCGGCCCGGTCTCCGGCGTTCCCGCCCGGCAAGGCGGCCCTGGCGCCCCCGGCCCGGTCTCCGGCGTTCCCGGCCGGGTCTCCGGCGCTTCCGGGCCCGTCTCCGGCGCCCCCGGCCGCCGCGGAATCGCGGGCAGCGCGGGCCCCGTGTCCGGTGCCCCCGCCGACGCCCCGCCCGGCCGCCCGGCCGCCGAACCCACCGGCCGCCGCGGCACCGCCGACGCGCCAGGCGGCCGGGGAACCGCCGAGGTGCCCGGTCGCGGGACGGCTGACGTGCCCGGTCGCGGGACGGCTGACGTGCCCGGTCGCGGAACCGCCGACGTGCCCGGTCGCCGTGGTGCCGCGGAGGTCCCCGGCCGCGGACCCGGTGAGGTCTCCGGCAGCCGGGCCGCCGCGAAGGTCCCCGGCGGCCGAGCCGTCGCCAAGGCCGTACCCGTCGGGCCGCCCGCCGCCCCCGGCGCGCCCGGAGCCGACGTCCCCGCGGGCCGGGCCGTCGCAGCGGTCAGCGCCGGACGGATGACAGACGACGCTCCCGCCGTACGGTCGGCCACGGCCGGCGATGAGCAGGAGAGCGGCGGGCCGCTCGGCGGTCTGCGCGGGGCGCGGACGGAGATCCGCCGGCAGATGCGGGCCAAGCGCCGCCTGCGGGTGCTCACCCTGGTCTCGCTGAGCGTGCTGGTCCTGGGCCTGCTGCCGGTGTTCTTCGGGGTCTGGTCGGCCACCCGTGACCCCGTGTTCACCTCGCTGGACGCCCTCGACGTGCCGGCCTGGGCCGACAAGCAGGCCGAGGACCGCAGCAGTGGCAGCCGGTGGTGCTTCCTGGACTGCACGTTCCGGGAGCGGGTCGCCCAGTCCGAGCGGCCGTTCGAGGAGACCAACCGGGCGTACGCGGCCGCGCTGACGTCCGCCGGCTGGAAGGCACGCGGCGGGGAGTGCACCGATCAGCCCACCACCGAGGGTAAATACAGCTGCTGGACGCGGGACGAGTTCACTCTGGACCTGTGGGTACGCCTGCCCGAGTGCGCGGTGGACGCCGTCGCGGCGCAGGATCCGGACACTGTGCCGTCCGTCGGGCCCGACGGGGTGGTGGAGACGCCCGACCCGAAGAAGTGCACCGGGTCGACCGTCAGCATCAAGGTGCAGAACGCGGTCACGGACGAGCGCGGCAAGCCCGAGCCCGCCGTGGATCCCTCGCTGGTCGGCGTGACGCCCGACCCCGTGCTGACCAACGACCCCCTGCTGGAGCCCAGCCCGTCCGCGAGCTGAGAGCGTCGTGACGCGGTCCGCGGTGACGGACGGTAGGGTCTGCACGTTGTCACGCAAAGCGGCCGTCGGTAGAGGAGACGCGTGTAATGAACGCCGGAGAAATCGCAGGCCTGATCGCGGCGGGCGCGTTCCTGATGCTCGTGCTGGTGCTCGCCGTGCCGATCCTGAAGTTGCGGCACACCGTGGACGCCGCGACCCGGGCGATCAACGACCTGACCGACCGCACCGGCCCGCTGCTGGGCAACGTCACCGAGACGGTGGACAGCGTGAACACGGCGCTCGGCCAGGTGCAGGTCTCTTTGGACGGTGTGAACGTCCAGCTCGCGAAGATCGACACGATGACCGAGCACGCCCAGAACGTCACCGCCAACGTGGCGAACCTGGTCACCGTGGTGTCGGCCGCCGCCGCCAACCCGCTGGTCAAGGTCGCGTCCTTCGGGTACGGCGTGCGCAAGGCCGCCGCCGCCCGCCGGCACGCCGAGGAGGAGCGTGAGGTCCGCTCCTCCCTGAAGCAGCGCCGCCGGGCCGCGCGCGCCTCCCGTTGACGTCCGGCCCGCCACAGAAACCGGAGAGAAGACCATGAAGCGGTTGCTCTGGCTGGGCGTGGGCCTGGCCGTCGGCGCCATCGTCGTCCGCAAGGTCACGAAGAAGGCGAACGAGTTCACCCCCTCGGGCATCGCCACGTCGCTGTCGGAATCGGCTGGCGGCCTGGTGGAGTCCCTGCGTAGCTTCGTGGATGACGTGCGCGAGGGCATGGCCGAGCGCGAGCAGGAGATCCACGCGGCGTTCGCCGCGGGTGAGCTGTACGAGGACAGGTTCGCCGACCTCCGTGACGACGAGGACGGCACACACGGGCGCCACGCCCAGGAGGGTCAGCGATGAAGACGGCGGAGATCAAGCGGCGCTATCTGGCGCATTTCGAGGCCAACGGGCACACGGTCGTGCCGAGTGCCCCGCTGCCCGCCATCGACGACCCGAACCTGCTGTTCATCAACGCCGGCATGGTCCAGTTCGTGCCGTTCTTCCTGGGCCAGCGCACCCCGCCGTACGAGCGGGCGGTCAGCGTGCAGAAGTGCATCCGTACGCCCGACATCGACGAGGTCGGCAAGACCTCGCGGCACGGCACGTTCTTCCAGATGAACGGCAACTTCTCGTTCGGCGACTACTTCAAGGCGGGCGCGATCCCCCTCGCCTGGGAGCTGTGCACCAAGCCGGTCGAGCAGGGCGGCTTCGGCCTCGACCCGGAGCGCATCTGGGCGACGGTCTACCTCGACGACGACGAGGCCATCGACATCTGGCGGCAGACCGGCATGCCCGCCGAGCGGATCGTGCGCCGCGGCAAGAAGGACAACTTCTGGTCGATGGGCATCCCCGGCCCCGCGGGCCCGTGCTCGGAGCTCTACTACGACCGCGGACCGGCGTACGGGCAGGAGGGCGGCCCGGAGGTCGACGAGGACCGCTACCTCGAGTTCTGGAACCTCGTCTTCATGCAGTACGAGATCGCCGACGTGAAGAACAAGGAGGAGTTCCGGATCGTCGGTGACCTGCCGAAGCAGAACATCGACACCGGCATGGGCCTGGAGCGCATCGCGTCGATCCTGCAGGGCGTCGACAACCTGTACGAGATCGATGAGGTCCGGCCGATCCTGGCGCGCGCGGCCGAGCTGACCGGCAAGACGTACGGCGCGCACTCCGGCCACGCGGCCAACCAGTCGCACCCGGACGACGTGCGGCTGCGTGTGATCGCCGACCACGTGCGCACCGCGCTGATGCTCATCGGCGACGGCGTGACGCCCAGCAACGAGGGCCGCGGCTACGTGCTGCGCCGCATCATGCGCCGGGCGATCCGGTCGATGCGGCTGCTGGGCTGGCAGGCGCCCGCGCTGCCCGAGCTGCTGCCGGTGGCGCGCGACTGCATGGCGCCGTCGTACCCGGAGCTCGAGAAGGAGTTCGAGCGGATCTCCACGTACGCGTACGCGGAGGAGGAGGCGTTCCTGTCCACGCTGCGCGCGGGCACGACGATCCTCGACACCGCGATCACCGAGACCAGGTCGAAGGGCGGCAAGGCGCTCTCCGGCGACCAGGCGTTCCAGCTGCACGACACGTACGGCTTCCCGATCGACCTGACCCTGGAGATCGCGCAGGAGCAGGGGCTCAGCGTCGACCAGGAGGGCTTCCGCCGGCTCATGGCGGACCAGCGGGCCCGCGCGAAGGCGGACGCCGCCGCGCGCAAGACGGGTCACGCGGACCTGTCGGCGTACCGCTCGGTGCTCGACGCGGGCGGCCCGGTGGAGTTCACCGGCTACGCCGAGGTCTCCCGGGAGTCGCGGGTCCGGGCGCTGCTCGGCGGCGGCGGCGCGAGCCTCCCGGCGGCCGGCGAGGGCGACTACGTCGAGCTGGTGCTGGACAGTACCCCGTTCTACGCCGAGGGCGGCGGCCAGCAGGCCGACACCGGCCTGATCAACGTGGGCGGCGGCCAGGTCGAGGTCGTCGACGTGCAGCAGCCGCTGCCGGGCCTGATCGTGCACAAGGCGCGGGTGGTGCGCGGCGAGGTGCGCGCGGGCGAGGCGGGCTTCGCCGAGATCGACGTGACCCGGCGCAAGGCGATCTCCCGGTCGCACACCGCGACCCACCTGATCCACCAGACGATGCGCTCGTTCCTGGGCGAGTCGGCGACGCAGGCGGGCTCGCTCAACGCGCCCGGCCGGCTGCGCTTCGACTTCAACACCCCGGGCGCCATGCCGCACAGCGTGTTGCACGACGTCGAGCAGCAG carries:
- the alaS gene encoding alanine--tRNA ligase, which translates into the protein MKTAEIKRRYLAHFEANGHTVVPSAPLPAIDDPNLLFINAGMVQFVPFFLGQRTPPYERAVSVQKCIRTPDIDEVGKTSRHGTFFQMNGNFSFGDYFKAGAIPLAWELCTKPVEQGGFGLDPERIWATVYLDDDEAIDIWRQTGMPAERIVRRGKKDNFWSMGIPGPAGPCSELYYDRGPAYGQEGGPEVDEDRYLEFWNLVFMQYEIADVKNKEEFRIVGDLPKQNIDTGMGLERIASILQGVDNLYEIDEVRPILARAAELTGKTYGAHSGHAANQSHPDDVRLRVIADHVRTALMLIGDGVTPSNEGRGYVLRRIMRRAIRSMRLLGWQAPALPELLPVARDCMAPSYPELEKEFERISTYAYAEEEAFLSTLRAGTTILDTAITETRSKGGKALSGDQAFQLHDTYGFPIDLTLEIAQEQGLSVDQEGFRRLMADQRARAKADAAARKTGHADLSAYRSVLDAGGPVEFTGYAEVSRESRVRALLGGGGASLPAAGEGDYVELVLDSTPFYAEGGGQQADTGLINVGGGQVEVVDVQQPLPGLIVHKARVVRGEVRAGEAGFAEIDVTRRKAISRSHTATHLIHQTMRSFLGESATQAGSLNAPGRLRFDFNTPGAMPHSVLHDVEQQVNEVLLRDLEVHAFITSQEEARRLGAMALFGEKYGDEVRVVEVGDYARELCGGTHVARSGQLGLVKILNESSIGSGVRRVEALVGIDAFGFLAKEHLLVSRLAEMFRVPADQVGDRVEQTVTALRDAEKELEKMRAQMVLGGAGALAAQARDLRGVAFVGTEAPEGAATNDVRTLAQEIRGKIDAGRPAVVAVAARANGKASLIVAVNATAKGRGLSAADLVKGALSGRGGGNADLAQGGGVPADQVPALLAAVEKAVGDAA
- a CDS encoding DUF948 domain-containing protein, yielding MNAGEIAGLIAAGAFLMLVLVLAVPILKLRHTVDAATRAINDLTDRTGPLLGNVTETVDSVNTALGQVQVSLDGVNVQLAKIDTMTEHAQNVTANVANLVTVVSAAAANPLVKVASFGYGVRKAAAARRHAEEEREVRSSLKQRRRAARASR